The genomic region TCGGCTGGCGTCATGAACACCGTTTCAATTTGCGGATTGAGGTTACGATTCATTCCCGCCAACTGGAACTCATACTCGAAATCCGATACCGCCCGCAAGCCCCGCAATACAATATGCGCCCGCTGTGCCGCAACAAAATCCATCAGCAGGCCCGAAAAACCGAGTACGCGCACATTCGGCATATCGGCGAACACCAGCTCCGCCATCGCCACCCGTTCATCCAGCTCGAAAAACGGACACTTATGCCCTGCCAGCGCCACTGCAACCACGATCTCGTCGAATATCCGCGTCGCGCGCCGAACCAGATCTTCGTGGCCGCATGTCACTGGATCGAACGTACCGGGGTAAACCGCAATTTTATGCATACCCATTACCCATCATATTGAGCCTGTTGCAGCAAATTAAAGTACGCCAGACCCGCTCGCCCTTCGCGCCAGACCACCCAGCCGTCCGGCAGCTGCAGACTGCCGTCATGCTCGACGTAAACATAGGCCCCCGGATTCAGCAAAGGCGGCAACATCGCCAGCACCGCAGCTTGCAGACCTAATTTGAACGGCGGATCTATCAGCACCAGATCAAATTTGTGCTGCGTCAACAGCGGCGCAGACTGAGAGAGCAATTTTACCCCATCGGCGCATTCAAGAATAATATTGTTTACATTTAACATGGTCTGATTCGCCCGCAACGCTATACAGGCCGCCCGGTTGCTTTCCACCATGACCACACGCGCCGCGCCGCGCGAAGCCGCTTCAAACCCCAGCGCGCCACTCCCCGCAAACAGATCCAGACAATGCCAGCCGGGCAAATCCTGCCCCAGCCAGTTAAACAACTTCTCCCGCACTGCATCAGCCGTGGGCCGCAAACCTTCGACATCGGGAAAGCTCAGCAGACGACGGCGCCATTGCCCGCCGATGATGCGCACACGATTGCGCTGCGCTGTTTTCATATGCGCCTTTTATCTTTCATTTGCCTGTCACCGGACTCCCTACCACCACAGTTACCATTTTATCAGGGTGGATGTGGCGTGCAAATGCAGTACGGATCTGCTCGGCCGTAACCTCGGCCACATGCTTTGGAAAATCATCCAGATAAGTCAGCGGCAGGTGATAAAAGCCGATGACTGCCAGATATTCCAGGATTTCCTTGTTGCTATCTATGCGCAACGGGAATCCGCCGATGATATTGTTTTTCGCCTGGGTCAATTCATCCTCTGTCACCCCTTGGGCCAGGAAATCCGCCAGTGTCTGGCGCACTACCTGCAGAGCCTGATCGGTCTGATCTGCCCGGGTTTGCAAGCCGATCTGGAACGCACCGGCCTGGCGCATAGGCATGAAATAGCTGTACACGCTATAAGCCAGTCCGCGTTTTTGCCGGACTTCGTTCATCAGCCGCGAATCGAATCCGCCGCCGCCGAGAATATAGTTCCCCACATACAGCGCATAATAATCCAGCGCACCGCGCTCCACACCCGGCTGCCCGATCAGTATCTGACTTTGTTTGGCCGGGAACGGGATAGACCGCACTACCGCCGACGTCAATGCCGGCACCGGCGGAATCGCTGTACTCGCGGCTCCTTTCGCAGCGGGAAGCGCATGGGTCAATTGCCGGGCGACCGCATCGGCCTGCTCGCGGGTAATATCACCCATCAGCGCCACCACGGCACCTGCCGCGCTGTAATGACTGCGATAAAATGCCTGCAAATCGGCTGCATTGAGTTTACTGACGCTGTCAATCTCACCCGATTCGCGGTGCCCATAAGGATGATTCATGAATACGGCACGCTGAAATGCGCGCCCGGCAATACTCGCAGGCTGCCCCTCGGATTCTCTCAATTCCGCAATCACGCGTGTCTTCTCCCGCTCCACGATGGGGGCAGCAAAAGCGGGCTGGCTCAGCACCCGCGCCAGCATCGCCAATGCGGCCCCGCGCTCCGCCGGACTGCTCAAGGTGCGCAACACCACACCCGCCCGATCTGCATCCAGGCGTCCACCCAGCTCCGCGCCCACATCCGCCAGACCGTTGGCGATCTGGTTGTCGCTCAGGCCGCCTGCGCCCTGATCCAGCAAACGGTGGGTCAGGCTGGCCAAGCCGTCTTTTCCCGCCGGGTCGAACGCACTGCCCGCAGGAAAATCCACACTTACATCCAGCATCGGCAGGTCATGGCTTTCCACGAAATAGACCTGGGCGCCGTTCGCCAGTTGCCAGTGCTGAATGGGCAAACTTGCATGGGCCAACGCAGTAACGCAGAAACTCAGTAATACTATCCAGATACGCATTAAATTTACCTCAATTCAAATGACGTGAAGCCCCGACCGGGAGCTGTGCAGGCTGTTTATCAGCAGCGAGCGGTTGCGGATCCAGCGTCGCCACCGTCAGTTCGTCGTCGATCAGATACTTGCGCGCCACCGCCTGCACCTGCGCTGCGCTGATCGCCTGCACCTTGGCCACCTGTTCAGCTACCGCGGACACGGGCAAACCGGCGGTCACGTATTCACCCAGCTGCATCGCCTGATAAAACGCCGAATCGCGCTGATAGACATTGGTTGCAATCACCTGCGCCTTCACCCGCTTGAGCTCATCGGAACTTATCCCGTCGCGGATAATGGATTGCACCTGGGCACGCAACGCCGCTTCCAGATCGGCAACGGTTTTCCCCTGCGCGGGCGTGCCGTCCAGCATGAACAATCCCGGCCCGCGCGCTACCATGTCATAGCTGGCGCCAGCCTCGGTCGCGATGCGCTGCTCGCGCACCACGAAGCGCCCGAGCCGGGCGGCATCATTGCCGTCCAGCACCCCTGCCAGTACGGCCAGTGCATACGGCTCCCAATCGTGTTCGGGATCGCGCAATTCCGGCGCATGATAGGCCATCAACAGATAAGGCACTTTTGCCGGCGCCTTGACATTGACCCGCCTGATCCCGGTCTGCGCCGGTTCTGTTTGCGGTTTGCGGTCAGGCAGGGCCTTGGCGGGGATAACCCCGAAATAGCGTGCAGCCAGCTCCTTCACTGCATCTGCATTCACATCGCCGACCACCACCAGCGTTGCATTATTGGGGGCATACCAGCGCTGATACCAGTCACGCGCATCATTCACCGTCATGTGTTCCAGATCATTCATCCAGCCGATAACCGGGCGCCGGTACGGGTTTTCCTGAAAAGCCACAGACATCATGTTTTCGTACACCAGCGCTTGCGGCTGATCTTCGGTACGCATGCGCCGCTCTTCCCTGACTACCTGATTTTCCTTGACGAAGTTATCCGCCGATAAATTCAGGTTATGCATACGATCAGCTTCCAGTTTCAGCGCCAATTCCAGTCTGTCTTTCTGCAATTGCTCGAAGTAAACCGTATTATCAAGACCGGTGAATGCGTTCTCGCGGCCGCCTGCGGCCGCAATCAGCTTGGAGAACTGCCCGTCGGGCACCTCTTTGGTGCCTTTGAACATCAGATGTTCCAGCATGTGCGCCACGCCGGTGGTGCCGTTAAATTCATCCATGCTGCCGGCCCGGTACCACAGCTGCGACACCACTATCGGCGCACGGTGATCCTCCTGTACGATCACCTTCAATCCGTTATCCAGCTGAAACTGCTGCACCGCCGCCGCTGCCGGCAATGCACACCACAACAAGCCTGTTGCTATCCACCGTCTCATCTTTTACCCTTCATTCAGATACTGCCATCACGATTGATGGAGCATGATAAAATAATCCTGCTCGAATATTACCTAAATCCGGCGCAACCAGCGCATGGATTTAAGCATATTTCGCCCCTTATTATCCTAATTTGTTTAACTGTTGAAAGACTATCCTTATCGTGTTTAGTTTCTTCAAAAAATCCGGCGACAAATCCGCACCCCCTGTCACGGAATCCGCGCCAGCAGCCGTACCAGCTGTTCCTGAAATCGAGGCTCCCAAGCTTTCCTGGGCGCAGCGCCTGAAGCAGGGGCTGAGTCGTACCCGCGAGCAGCTCGGCAAACAGCTGACGGGCTTGTTCAGCCTGGGCGGAAAAATCGACGAGGCGCTGTTCGAGGAACTGGAAACCATCCTGCTTACCGCCGACGTAGGTGTGGAAGCGACGCAAGCCCTGCTCGACCAGCTGCGTACCCGCGTGCGCAAAGACAAGTTTACCGACGCGCATCAGCTTCAATCCGCGCTGCGCGATGCATTGATAACGCTGCTCGCCCCGCTGGAGGCACCACTCGACGTCAGTACGCACAAGCCTTTCGTCATCATGATGGCAGGCGTAAACGGCGCCGGCAAAACCACCACCATAGGCAAACTGGCCAAATATTATCAGGCGCAGGGGAAATCGGTATTGCTGGCCGCCGGCGACACTTTCCGCGCGGCCGCCCGCGAACAGCTCATGGTATGGGGCGAACGCAATGGCGTCACCGTGATCGCCCAGGAAGGCGGCGATTCTGCGGCAGTCATCTTTGACGCCATCGCGGCTGCACGCGCCCGCAACATCGACATCGTGCTGGCCGACACCGCCGGGCGCCTGCCGACCCAGATGCACCTGATGGAAGAGATTCGCAAGGTCAAACGCGTCATCCAAAAGACCGACCCGCAAGCTCCCCATGAAGTGTTGCTGGTGCTGGATGCCAACACCGGACAAAATGCCGTCACCCAGGTCAAAACCTTTGACGATGCGCTGGATGTGACAGGACTGGTACTGACCAAACTGGACGGCACTGCCAAAGGCGGTGTCATCGCTGCCATTGCCAAGACCCGGCCGCGACCGATACGCTTTATCGGCGTTGGCGAAAGCCTGGACGATTTGCGCCCCTTCGTCGCCAGCGATTTCGTTGACGCCCTATTTGAGGATAATGCCGCATGATACGTTTCGATCGTGTCACCAAACGTTACCCCGGCGGTTATGAAGCACTGAAGGAAGTGAGTCTGGAAATTGCTGCCGGGGAAATGGTGTTCCTCACCGGCCACTCCGGCGCCGGGAAAAGCACGCTGTTGAAACTGATTGCCGCCATCGAACGCCCGACTTCGGGCTCGGTGGTCGTCAACCAGCAAAACGTCGGCAAAATGCGGCGCGCGGCCATCCCTTACCTGCGCCGCAATATCGGGCTGATTTTTCAGGATCACAAACTGCTGTTCGACCGCAGTGTCATGCAAAATGTACTGCTACCGCTGCAGATCGCCGGTTTCTCGCGCCATGATGCCGCATCCCGCGCACGTGCCGCACTCGATAAAGTCGGTCTGCTGCATCGCGAGAAAACCAATCCCATCGCGTTATCCGGCGGCGAACAGCAACGCGTCTGCATCGCTCGCGCGGTAGTCTCGCGCCCGGCCCTGCTGCTGGCCGACGAACCCACCGGCAATCTGGATAGCGAATATGCCAGCGAAATCATGATCATGTTCAAGGCATTCCATCAGGCCGGCACCACCGTAGTTATTTCCACCCATGACCATGCCGCCGTACTCAGCGGCGACAGCCGCATTATTCGGCTCGACCATGGGAGCATGCAGACATGAAAATCTGGTTGATGCACCATCGCCGTGCCATTTTCGCCACACTGGCAAACATGGCAGCCACCCCAGTCGCCAGCCTGTTTACCCTGTTTGCAATAGGCGTTGCATTAAGTCTGCCTGCCGGCATGTACGCACTGCTGGATAACGCGACCCAGATTGCAGGCACTTTGCCGAACCAGGCAGAAATCACCGTATTCATGCGTGACGATGCCGGCTCCGCGGATATTGCCAGATTGCAGCAACGGCTCGGCGGTATGCAGGGCTTGTCCGACAAGCGCTTCGTCTCCAGACAGGACGCTTTGCAGACATTATCGAAACAAATGGGCATGGCAGAACTGGCAACCGAATTGCCGAAGAATCCGTTACCCGATGCCTGGATCGTCACCCCGGCAACCGCGGACGCAGATACCGTCAGCCGGCTGGTCACCCAGCTGCGCCAGCTGCCCGGGGTGGCGACCGTGCAGGCCGATCATCAATGGGTGCAACGCCTTGATGCGTTGCTGGATCTGGGCCGCAACATGATCGGCATGCTGGCCGTTATTCTCGGTGTTGCGCTGATCGCCATTTCCGGTAATACCATACGCCTGCAAATCATTACCCGTCATGCCGAGATTGAAGTCAGCCGTTTAATCGGCGCCACCGATCGTTTTATCCGCCGGCCGTTTTTATATTTTGGCGTAATCCAAGGACTTATGGGCGGCATCATCGCATGGGGCATCGTCAGCCTGAGCATTGCCCTGCTGGCACCACAAGTCAGCCTCCTGGGCAAGCTCTACGCCAGCAATATCCGACTGCACAATCTGGATTTCATGCACACCCTCATCCTGCTTGGCAGCGCCGGCATTCTCGGCTGGGTCGGCGCTTACATCGCAGTGGGGCGCACCCTGTCGCAGATAGAAAAAAATCCTTGATCACGGTATGGAACTTTCCGACATTAGCACTCTCTGAAATAGAGTGCTAAAATTATCGCAAAGGAGGTAATCACTAAATGTCATTGACTATGAGTTTACCCGCATTAAGCAACAATGCGACCAGTCTGGAAAGCTATATCCACACTGTAAACAGTTATCCCATGCTTACGCCTGAGGAAGAAACCAGCCTGGCTACCCGTCTGCGCGATCACAATGACGTTGATGCCGCAGGACGGCTGGTGCTGTCGCATTTGCGCGTTGTGGTCAGCATCGCTCGTAAATACATAGGCTATGGACTGCCACAGGCTGATTTGATCCAGGAAGGCAATATCGGCCTGATGAAAGCGGTCAAACGTTTCGACCCCGATCGCGGTGTTCGCCTGGTTTCATTTGCCATGCACTGGATCAAGGCCGAGATGCATGAATATATCTTGCGCAACTGGCGCATGGTCAAGATCGCCACGACCAAAGGCCAGCGCAAGCTGTTCTTCAATCTGCGCAGCCTGAAAACGGGCTCTAACAGCCTGACAACCGGCGAGGCTGATGCAATGGCCAAAACGCTGGGAGTGAAGCGGGAAGAGGTTCTGGAAATGGAAACCCGTTTCAACGGCCAGGATGTGACACTGGAACCGCAGAGTGAAGACGGCGAAGAAACTTATGGGCCACTGGCTTATTTAACCGATACCGAAGCCGAACCTTCGCAGATTCTGGCACGCGAAGAACAGGAACGGCTCTCCAGCACCGGGCTGGTGGATGCACTCGACTCGCTCGATCCGCGTAGCCGCCATATTGTCGAAGCCCGCTGGCTGCGTGAAGATAACCCGGCGACTTTGCACGACCTCGCTGCGGAGTATGACATTTCCGCCGAGCGCGTACGCCAGATTGAGCAAAAAGCCATGCAGAAAATGAAGCTGGCGCTGGCTGCTTGACAGCACCTCAGCCTTTACTCCAAATAAAAACCCCGCTCTGGCGGGGTTTTTATTTGGCAATTCTTGAGAGCAACCTAGCCAAATATGATGACCGAAAAAAAACTCAACCAAGCAGTAACGATCAAACTAACCACAACGGTCATTGGTAAATTGGTCTTATGAAAAATCCCTTGAGACATGCCAGCACTCCTTCAAACATTTATTAATTGGTTAATTGTAAACCATTTCAGTTCATTACTGCAATTCTGACTTGCGCCGTTCCTCATTCTGTTCAGTTTGATTCGACGGTAGCATAGGATCATCCTCATCCATCAGAATACGCTGTGCCGGCCCTTCCAAATCTTCAAATTGCCCGCTTTTAATCGCCCAGAATGCACCCAGAGCCATGACGAGGATAAAAACCGCCGTCAGCGCCAGCAGAAAAACCAATGTAGAGACAGTCATTTAACGCAACCTTAGTGCATTCAATACTACAATTAACGAACTAATCGACATACCCAAGGCCGCCGCCCAAGGCGAGACATAACCCAGCGCCGCAAACGGCAAGGCGGTGAAATTATAAATGGCAGCCCACAATAAATTCTGCCGCATGACTTTCAACGTGCTTTTACCGGTATCCAGCGCGGCGGCAACGTCATGCAATTTGCTGGACAACAGCACGATGTCGCTTGTTTGACTCGCAACATCGGTTCCCGTTCCCATCGCAAACGAAACTTGCGCACCCGCCAACACGGGCGCGTCATTGATGCCGTCACCCACCATGGCAACCACATCGCCGCGCGCTTGCAATGCCTGTAATACGGTTAATTTATCCTGGGGTTTCTGCTGTCCATGATAGTTTTTCACACCTAATTGCGCGGCCACGTGGGCTACCGCCGCAGCACTATCGCCCGACAATATGCTCACGCCAATACCTCGTGTCTGCAGCGTATCGACGGCAGCCTTTGCATCGGCACGCAACGGATCAGCCAGCACAAATACCGCCTGTACGCTTTGCATATCGCATAACCAGACGAGTGTTGCTCCAGGAAACTCCGCCTGAATTTCGGCCTCATTTTGCCCGCGACTTGGCTGTGCAAAGTCTCGGTTACCCAATGTATATGCCACGCCGCCGATTTCACCGGAAACACCTTCCCCCGGAAAATTACGCGCACCTGTTGCTTCAAGCAACAATCCGGCATCCACCCTGCGCACAAAAGCCTGCGCCAGAGGATGCTCGGAAGCCCGTTCCAGACTGGCTGCGATGCGACTGCAATAGTCTTCATCTGCCACTCCGAGCTTGATTACCGCGACAATCTCAGGCCTGCCAATAGTCAGCGTGCCGGTTTTATCGAATACCACATGATTGACTTGGGCAAGTGTCTCCAGCGCGTGACCACGCATGACCAGAATGCCGCGTTTGATGAGATGCGAGCCTGCCGCCGCCAACGCCGCGGGCACTGCCAGCGACAGCGCGCATGGGCAGGTAACCACCAGTACTGACAAGACGATCTCGAATGCACGACTGCTATCCACCCGCAACCAGGCCAGCACGACGATCACAGCGAATATCAGCAAGCCTAGGGTAAACCATGCTGCAACACGGTCAGCGAGCATAGCGATTTTTGGCTTTTCCGCCTGAGCCTTATCGACCAGGCGTACTATTCCAGCCAGAATCGTATTCTCGCCCACCCCGGTAACCTTAAGCGTTAACGGGCCTTCCAGATTCACGCTACCGGCAATCACATTATCACCGATGCGCTTCGCCACAGCCATGGATTCCCCTGTCAGCAACGATTCATCAACACTGGATATGCCTTCCACGACGACGGCATCGGCAGCAATCGTTTCGCCAGGCTTGGTTAAAATATGATCACCGAGCAGCAGATCGAGTACCGGCACATACTCCTGCTGGCCATTCTGCAGCCGCATTGCCATTGCCGGCTGCAATTTCAACAGATTTTCCGCCGCCTCGACTGATTTTTCCCGTGCCCCTGTTTCCAGCAGACGGGTTGCCAGCAGGAACAGGGTAAACATGCCGATGGTGTCGTAATACACATGCGTGCCGCCCATCACGGTTACCCATACGCTACCGGAAAATGCAGTCAATATGGCCAATGCGACCGGCACATCCATGTTCAAATGCCCGGTCTTCAGCCCGCTCCATGCCGAACGGTAAAATGGCCACGCAGCGAATACGACAACCGGCACCGTCAGCAGCAAACTAAACCAGCGCAGCAAGCGCACCATATTCGCATCGATGCCGTACCAGGAACCGGCATACAATCCCACAGCCAGCATCATCACCTGCGCGGCAGCGATGCCTGCGATTGCAATACGCTGCAAATCCTTTTTACGCTGGCTTTTGCGCAACTGATCCGCCTGGCGCGCATTGTATGGATGGGCGTTATAGCCCAGCAATTGGATTTCCTGCAGGATTCTGGACAGACCGATCTTGCGCTCATCCCACGAAACGCGCGCGCGATGACTGGCATAATTGACGTCGATGGACAGCACGCCATCCAGCTGTTTAAGGTGACGTTCATTTAGCCATATGCAGGCAGCACAGGTAATTCCTTCCAGAATCAGCACGGCTTCCTTGCAATGCTCTCCCGCATCAATCACGAAACTGCGCTGTATCTCCGGATGGTCGTACAAGGCGAGTTTTTTGATCTCGTCAGGCAATACTTCCTGACCGCTCGCCGGCATGGCAGTGCGGCTGCGATAATATTCGACCAGCCCGTTATCGACTATGGATTGGGCAACCGCCTGACAGCCACGGCAGCACATCCCCCGATCAACATGATCGATGTGAACACGATAATTATATCCCGCGGGAACCGGTTGCCCGCAGTGATAACAAAGCTCCGCCATTTCACTCATCGTTATAGTCAAGAATGCGTTTTGACACTCACGTCGCGGTCTGCTTCTATGCGCTTTCCTTCCGCTTCTATGGTCGTACGCATGACCCAGCTGCCGCCATCCGGAATACTGAATTGACCAGAGTAATTACCCCCCCCCACATCATCCAGACGCGTCTGCGCCAAAGCCTCGACATTACCCGGACGGAAAAAGCGCACTTGAACGTCAGCATTCCCGATTGGTTGGGATGTTTTGTCATGTAACTGCACACTTATCGCATTGGTATAAGCATTTCCGGCTACCAACGAATTTGCGCCTGCTATCTCGATGCGCCAACCCAATTCGCGCAAACTGGATAATTGTTTCAAATGCTGGTTTTCCGCATTCGCGGCTTGTTCATTATGCTCGGTAACGCCTGAAAAACCTGTATATACAGGTTTTTCTTTCGCTCGCGGCAGGAACAAGCTGGCCACATAAGTGGATACACCCTTGGTTGAAATGGAAACGAAAGCGCCGTCAACGACAAACAGAATCAAAAAGAAACCCACAAATATTTTCGGTATCCAGTGCAAACCTTTTCCGGATCGCTGCCCCGGCTGGCCAAGCAGCGTCATCGCTGTTGCCGTGGTGAAAAAAACCGCCAAATGCACAGAAACGATATCCAGACTCAAGTCATTTATCAGGCTGTAACTCAAGATCGCTATGCTGACAACAGCAGCGGAAATAACCCCTCTCCAGTAATTCCCGATACCGAAACGCCCAAGCAACCAATGTATAAATACAACCGCTACTACACCACCAAACAAGGTTTGCACCAAAGTCATCATTCTGCCTTTTCACTATAGAAACTAGCCGCTTCCACGGCACGATCAGTCGGGTTATTGAGCGACTGAATTACAAATTCGAAGTGTTCATATTTTTTCGTCTGATTGGGTTGCAGCTTGACACTGGCCTGCACGATAACGCTCTTGCCACTATGCACCGTCACATTTTGCATTTCACCTAGGTCAAGTGCGCCGGACGGCAAATCTTTTGCGGTGATCCTGTACTGCACATCACGATCCGATTTGTTAGTCAGACGGATCTGATAGCGATTACGAATTTCACCGCTCGACAACACCACAAACAGAGGTTGCCTGATCTGCTGCACGCTATGTTCAAAGTCGGTACGCTGGTTAATGCTGTAAATCAGCCCTGCAGACATGCCGACTATGGCCAGCACGTAGCCCAAAAGCTTCCACCGCTTCCAGTCTATGTACGGAGCCTTGGGCACAGAAGCCGCCAGATTGGCTTCCGAATCATAGCGTATCAAACCACGCGGATATCCCATCGAGTCCATGATGTTGTTGCAGGCATCTATGCAAAGACCGCATGAGATACAGCGATATTGCAACCCGTCTCTGATATCTATCCCTGCCGGGCATACCTGTACGCAAAAACCGCAATCGATGCAATCGCCGTGCCCTTGGTTCAGACGGGTTTGCCTGTCCTTCAGCTCACCCTTCGGGGATATACGACCCCTATCGCCTTCTCCACGCCGCACATCATAAGCCACAGCCAGCGTTTCCGGATCGTACATTACACTCTGAAAGCGCCCGTAGGGGCATACATACGCACAGATCTGCTCCCGCATGAATCCGGCAGCGAGGTAAGTCGTCAGCGTTAATCCGATAACACCTACATAGGCGGCATAGGCGGCATGCCCGATGAAGAAGCGATGCAGCAAATCCGGTGCATAGCCGAAATACAGTATGAATGTCATCCCGGTCCAGAAAGCCACCAATAACCAGATCAAATGAGTAGATCCGATTTTAATAACCTTTTCAGCATTCCATGGCTGCTTAAGCAGGCGCAGACGCGCGGGGCGTTCGCCCTGGATCAGATGCTCTACCCAGATAAACAGATCGGTCCATAAAGTCTGAAAGCAAAAATAACCACAGAACGCCCGGCCTATCAAGGAAGTTGCAAAGAACAGGATGACTGCCGAAATAAATAGCAACAAAGCCAGCCAAAACACGTTCTGAGGGTAAACCACCAGATTGAAGATAAAGAAGCGCCGACCGTCCATATCAAACATCACGGCTTGCGAGGCCGCGTCATGCCTGGACCAGGGCAGCCATGGCAATACAAAATATACGCTATACGCCAGCAACAGTATGGCAGATTTCAAATTCCGAAAACGGCCTTTTACGGATCTCGTCACCACGGGAATCCGTTTTTCATAAAGCTTGACAGGCTGTTCGATTCCAGTATTCATCTAGACTCCGCAATGCAAAACCCCCGCACAGAGCGGGGGCTTTGACGTTCAGCAATTATAAAAGTCAATAGCTTGCACTATGCTTACTTACCACCACCCAATTCATGTACATAAACAGCCAACAGCTTGATTTGGTCTGCCGATAAACGATCTTTCCATTCAGGCATTACGCCTTTGTTAAGACCATTTCGGATCACGTTCTTGACAGCTTCTTCTTTACCGGCAATCGTATCTGCACCTGGCACGTTAGCCCACAGCCATATTTTGTCCGTCAAATTTGCCGAACCGATTTCCTGACGGCCTTTTGCATTCGCACCATGACAGTAATAACACGCTGCGGTTTCAGAATGAAACAGCACATCGCCAGCTTGCGCACTTGCAGGATTAACCGCAATTTTTGACAAACTTAATACGTAATCAGCC from Sulfuriferula sp. AH1 harbors:
- the coaD gene encoding pantetheine-phosphate adenylyltransferase, which gives rise to MHKIAVYPGTFDPVTCGHEDLVRRATRIFDEIVVAVALAGHKCPFFELDERVAMAELVFADMPNVRVLGFSGLLMDFVAAQRAHIVLRGLRAVSDFEYEFQLAGMNRNLNPQIETVFMTPAEQFMFVSASMVREIAVLGGDVSPFVHPAVLARLQQKMSV
- the rsmD gene encoding 16S rRNA (guanine(966)-N(2))-methyltransferase RsmD is translated as MKTAQRNRVRIIGGQWRRRLLSFPDVEGLRPTADAVREKLFNWLGQDLPGWHCLDLFAGSGALGFEAASRGAARVVMVESNRAACIALRANQTMLNVNNIILECADGVKLLSQSAPLLTQHKFDLVLIDPPFKLGLQAAVLAMLPPLLNPGAYVYVEHDGSLQLPDGWVVWREGRAGLAYFNLLQQAQYDG
- a CDS encoding pitrilysin family protein, with translation MRIWIVLLSFCVTALAHASLPIQHWQLANGAQVYFVESHDLPMLDVSVDFPAGSAFDPAGKDGLASLTHRLLDQGAGGLSDNQIANGLADVGAELGGRLDADRAGVVLRTLSSPAERGAALAMLARVLSQPAFAAPIVEREKTRVIAELRESEGQPASIAGRAFQRAVFMNHPYGHRESGEIDSVSKLNAADLQAFYRSHYSAAGAVVALMGDITREQADAVARQLTHALPAAKGAASTAIPPVPALTSAVVRSIPFPAKQSQILIGQPGVERGALDYYALYVGNYILGGGGFDSRLMNEVRQKRGLAYSVYSYFMPMRQAGAFQIGLQTRADQTDQALQVVRQTLADFLAQGVTEDELTQAKNNIIGGFPLRIDSNKEILEYLAVIGFYHLPLTYLDDFPKHVAEVTAEQIRTAFARHIHPDKMVTVVVGSPVTGK
- a CDS encoding pitrilysin family protein; translated protein: MRRWIATGLLWCALPAAAAVQQFQLDNGLKVIVQEDHRAPIVVSQLWYRAGSMDEFNGTTGVAHMLEHLMFKGTKEVPDGQFSKLIAAAGGRENAFTGLDNTVYFEQLQKDRLELALKLEADRMHNLNLSADNFVKENQVVREERRMRTEDQPQALVYENMMSVAFQENPYRRPVIGWMNDLEHMTVNDARDWYQRWYAPNNATLVVVGDVNADAVKELAARYFGVIPAKALPDRKPQTEPAQTGIRRVNVKAPAKVPYLLMAYHAPELRDPEHDWEPYALAVLAGVLDGNDAARLGRFVVREQRIATEAGASYDMVARGPGLFMLDGTPAQGKTVADLEAALRAQVQSIIRDGISSDELKRVKAQVIATNVYQRDSAFYQAMQLGEYVTAGLPVSAVAEQVAKVQAISAAQVQAVARKYLIDDELTVATLDPQPLAADKQPAQLPVGASRHLN
- the ftsY gene encoding signal recognition particle-docking protein FtsY, whose translation is MFSFFKKSGDKSAPPVTESAPAAVPAVPEIEAPKLSWAQRLKQGLSRTREQLGKQLTGLFSLGGKIDEALFEELETILLTADVGVEATQALLDQLRTRVRKDKFTDAHQLQSALRDALITLLAPLEAPLDVSTHKPFVIMMAGVNGAGKTTTIGKLAKYYQAQGKSVLLAAGDTFRAAAREQLMVWGERNGVTVIAQEGGDSAAVIFDAIAAARARNIDIVLADTAGRLPTQMHLMEEIRKVKRVIQKTDPQAPHEVLLVLDANTGQNAVTQVKTFDDALDVTGLVLTKLDGTAKGGVIAAIAKTRPRPIRFIGVGESLDDLRPFVASDFVDALFEDNAA
- the ftsE gene encoding cell division ATP-binding protein FtsE, producing MIRFDRVTKRYPGGYEALKEVSLEIAAGEMVFLTGHSGAGKSTLLKLIAAIERPTSGSVVVNQQNVGKMRRAAIPYLRRNIGLIFQDHKLLFDRSVMQNVLLPLQIAGFSRHDAASRARAALDKVGLLHREKTNPIALSGGEQQRVCIARAVVSRPALLLADEPTGNLDSEYASEIMIMFKAFHQAGTTVVISTHDHAAVLSGDSRIIRLDHGSMQT
- the ftsX gene encoding permease-like cell division protein FtsX → MKIWLMHHRRAIFATLANMAATPVASLFTLFAIGVALSLPAGMYALLDNATQIAGTLPNQAEITVFMRDDAGSADIARLQQRLGGMQGLSDKRFVSRQDALQTLSKQMGMAELATELPKNPLPDAWIVTPATADADTVSRLVTQLRQLPGVATVQADHQWVQRLDALLDLGRNMIGMLAVILGVALIAISGNTIRLQIITRHAEIEVSRLIGATDRFIRRPFLYFGVIQGLMGGIIAWGIVSLSIALLAPQVSLLGKLYASNIRLHNLDFMHTLILLGSAGILGWVGAYIAVGRTLSQIEKNP
- the rpoH gene encoding RNA polymerase sigma factor RpoH, coding for MSLTMSLPALSNNATSLESYIHTVNSYPMLTPEEETSLATRLRDHNDVDAAGRLVLSHLRVVVSIARKYIGYGLPQADLIQEGNIGLMKAVKRFDPDRGVRLVSFAMHWIKAEMHEYILRNWRMVKIATTKGQRKLFFNLRSLKTGSNSLTTGEADAMAKTLGVKREEVLEMETRFNGQDVTLEPQSEDGEETYGPLAYLTDTEAEPSQILAREEQERLSSTGLVDALDSLDPRSRHIVEARWLREDNPATLHDLAAEYDISAERVRQIEQKAMQKMKLALAA
- the ccoS gene encoding cbb3-type cytochrome oxidase assembly protein CcoS yields the protein MTVSTLVFLLALTAVFILVMALGAFWAIKSGQFEDLEGPAQRILMDEDDPMLPSNQTEQNEERRKSELQ